The following are encoded in a window of Methanobrevibacter ruminantium M1 genomic DNA:
- a CDS encoding sodium-dependent transporter translates to MDDETNNNQWNSSTSFILVMVGSIIALAGIWRFSYLIYENGGGSFLIPYILAIVIMVIPLLVLEFGVGFKYKASLPRIFYNIKSEFEIVAWFILFLIFIVLICYTCIMSWDLIYIVLSLFKGWGNNPSVFFTTTLLHSTSNPYGLTYLVVPIGIGLILIWALIYFISRREINRGISLVTKFSLALTFVLVIILSVFALQLPGSRTGLMALFNPNWEYLLDYNIWLTAFGQLIFSYGLAYGIASTYSSYLPEDSKLIDSAWVIVLISLIFEILMSVLIFALLGHMALGKNMPITSLVSDSFSLIFVVFPNVFNVMGSWATIIGPLFFMVIFIGGLGALFALIEPLANAICEKFIWTKDRAIKTLVLAGLFASFIFATGMGEYFLRIVDGFITQFAIILVVLVEILVFGWLFDLDDIRNVLNNNSRIKLGKYWVYLIKFAIPILLIVIWILGVYNLIITGDRQSLLVQSILASIIVIVPLALTVAPFNGEYSLGSITGGYNYFRDSGDDEEAKSNSKPDLKSRFTSRFTSKDNDVDNGTEGYEEKTYVEKTIDDYEGYDGVVAITDDEEENSSLKSRFSWDKFKKSKNGKNVLNNVDLSAKEFDPPSDDDYDDYETYNSLDDGYSQGSDDFDNSMDDYRSKSKSKSKSKSKSKSKSKSKSESKSLFEKINLFNKDQGENDYLDDNYGYNSNDNYEDDDSSFEDVFDDFDYITPIREEEPKSKPKTKSKPKSKTNSKSKSKAKGGNKKPKFISAEDLDGIESLDDLSSQPNKKPASKKTSASKKKSSSKSKKESGSKSKKASEPKEEPKPKEEEIEYEEFSDDFFDDGVFGEEGYEALLDDYVEPKPKSKKKKASSKSDQSTPRDSKPYYDYEKKGSDSVFNLDD, encoded by the coding sequence ATGGATGATGAAACTAATAACAATCAATGGAACAGTTCAACAAGCTTCATACTTGTCATGGTAGGATCCATCATAGCATTGGCAGGGATTTGGAGATTTTCCTATCTTATTTATGAAAACGGAGGGGGCAGCTTCCTAATCCCATACATATTAGCCATCGTTATCATGGTCATCCCCCTTCTTGTCCTTGAGTTTGGAGTGGGATTCAAATACAAGGCAAGCCTGCCAAGGATATTTTACAATATCAAGTCTGAATTTGAAATAGTGGCATGGTTTATCCTTTTCCTAATATTCATAGTCCTAATCTGCTATACTTGCATAATGTCCTGGGACCTTATCTACATAGTCCTAAGTTTATTTAAAGGATGGGGCAATAATCCTAGTGTTTTCTTTACAACCACCCTACTTCATAGCACCTCTAATCCATATGGCTTAACTTACCTTGTAGTTCCTATTGGAATCGGCCTCATATTAATCTGGGCCTTGATATATTTCATATCTCGAAGGGAAATAAATAGGGGAATATCATTAGTGACAAAATTTTCCCTGGCATTGACATTTGTTCTCGTCATCATCCTTTCAGTCTTTGCCCTTCAATTGCCAGGATCCAGAACTGGCCTTATGGCCTTGTTCAATCCAAATTGGGAATATCTCTTGGACTATAACATTTGGCTCACTGCATTCGGACAGCTTATATTTTCCTATGGCCTTGCATATGGAATCGCAAGCACATATTCCTCCTATCTTCCAGAGGACAGCAAGCTTATAGACAGCGCATGGGTTATTGTTCTAATCAGCCTAATATTCGAAATTCTGATGTCTGTTCTCATATTTGCATTGCTTGGACATATGGCATTGGGAAAGAACATGCCTATTACAAGCCTTGTAAGCGACAGCTTCTCATTGATATTTGTGGTTTTCCCTAATGTATTCAATGTGATGGGCTCATGGGCAACAATAATAGGTCCATTGTTCTTTATGGTTATATTTATAGGGGGATTAGGTGCATTATTTGCTCTTATAGAGCCTTTGGCAAATGCAATATGCGAAAAGTTCATTTGGACTAAGGATAGGGCAATAAAGACATTGGTCTTGGCAGGACTCTTTGCATCTTTCATATTTGCAACAGGAATGGGAGAGTATTTCCTTAGGATAGTTGACGGCTTCATAACCCAATTTGCAATAATTCTAGTTGTTTTGGTAGAGATATTAGTATTCGGATGGCTTTTTGACCTTGATGATATAAGAAATGTTTTAAACAATAATTCTAGAATAAAGCTCGGAAAATATTGGGTCTATCTAATCAAGTTTGCAATTCCGATTCTTCTTATTGTAATCTGGATATTGGGAGTTTATAATTTGATTATAACTGGAGACAGGCAAAGCCTTCTTGTTCAGTCCATTTTAGCTTCAATCATTGTTATTGTGCCTCTAGCTCTAACTGTAGCTCCATTTAATGGAGAATATTCTCTTGGCTCAATTACAGGAGGATATAATTACTTTAGGGACAGTGGGGATGATGAAGAGGCCAAATCAAATTCAAAGCCAGACTTAAAGTCCAGATTCACATCAAGATTCACATCTAAGGATAATGATGTTGATAATGGCACTGAAGGCTATGAAGAGAAGACCTATGTTGAAAAGACAATAGATGACTATGAGGGCTATGATGGTGTAGTGGCAATCACAGATGATGAAGAGGAAAATTCCAGCCTTAAATCCAGATTCAGTTGGGACAAGTTTAAAAAGTCTAAAAATGGTAAGAATGTTTTAAATAATGTTGATTTGTCTGCGAAAGAGTTTGATCCTCCAAGCGATGATGATTATGATGATTATGAAACTTATAATAGTTTAGATGATGGTTATAGCCAAGGCTCTGATGATTTTGATAATAGTATGGATGATTATAGGTCTAAATCTAAGTCCAAATCTAAATCCAAATCTAAATCCAAATCTAAATCCAAATCTAAATCAGAATCTAAGTCATTATTTGAAAAGATTAATTTATTTAATAAAGACCAAGGAGAGAATGATTATTTGGATGATAATTATGGCTATAATTCTAATGATAATTATGAAGATGATGATTCCTCCTTTGAAGATGTCTTCGATGATTTTGATTATATAACTCCTATAAGGGAAGAAGAACCTAAATCTAAACCTAAAACAAAGTCTAAACCAAAATCTAAAACAAATTCCAAATCAAAATCTAAGGCTAAAGGTGGAAATAAAAAACCTAAATTCATTAGTGCTGAGGATCTTGATGGAATTGAAAGTTTAGATGATTTAAGTAGCCAGCCTAATAAGAAACCTGCTTCTAAAAAGACTTCTGCTTCTAAAAAGAAATCAAGTTCAAAATCTAAAAAGGAATCTGGCTCTAAATCCAAAAAAGCATCAGAACCTAAAGAAGAACCTAAACCTAAAGAAGAAGAAATAGAATATGAAGAGTTCTCAGATGATTTCTTTGATGATGGTGTATTTGGAGAGGAAGGCTATGAAGCTCTTCTAGACGATTATGTGGAACCGAAACCAAAATCCAAAAAGAAAAAGGCATCTTCCAAATCTGACCAATCTACACCTAGGGATTCTAAACCCTATTATGATTATGAAAAGAAAGGATCAGATTCTGTTTTTAATTTAGATGATTAA
- a CDS encoding sodium-dependent transporter, producing the protein MANSNQSEWDSNIAFILAMIGSAVGLGNIWRFPNVLYSHGGGSFMIPYIVSLFLLGISFVLVEYAVGYRFKSSLIKVLYSVKSKLEPVAWFIALIVFLITTYYICVVGWDLIYVVLSFTKAWGSNPDLFFSSIVLQSTDSIEGLLHIVPMVFISVLALWAVAWYIIQKDLNDGIGKVSKLLLPLLLIIVVTIVLFSLTLPGASIGYTQIFTPDWSALTDLNVWLAAFGQIVFSLSLGMSIALTYASYLPEGSKLTDNALIVAFSNSGFEIFNSIGIFSILGFMTLNTGIPFDQLVTEGTGLAFVVFPKVFNIMGPWATIIGPLFFLCILFAGVTSVMALLEVVCYSISEKFNFSRRKSATIVCIIGFIVSVIFTTSAGSMILGIFDAFLNNIALLFAVLLECIIFGWIYNFDNLIETLNNNSNIKVGKVWKNVIKFILPICIC; encoded by the coding sequence ATGGCAAACAGTAATCAGTCTGAATGGGATAGTAACATTGCATTTATTTTGGCAATGATTGGTTCTGCAGTTGGTTTAGGAAATATTTGGCGTTTTCCAAATGTTCTATACTCCCACGGTGGAGGATCATTCATGATTCCTTATATCGTATCCCTATTCCTTTTAGGAATATCATTTGTACTTGTGGAATATGCTGTAGGATACAGATTCAAGTCCTCCCTAATCAAGGTTCTATATTCTGTCAAAAGCAAATTGGAGCCTGTAGCCTGGTTTATCGCCCTAATCGTCTTTCTCATAACAACATATTACATATGTGTAGTGGGATGGGACTTGATATATGTGGTCTTAAGCTTTACAAAGGCATGGGGCTCAAATCCAGACCTTTTCTTCTCAAGCATTGTCCTTCAATCAACAGATTCCATTGAAGGGCTTCTCCATATTGTTCCTATGGTATTTATATCCGTACTTGCATTATGGGCTGTTGCATGGTACATTATTCAAAAGGACTTAAATGACGGCATAGGTAAGGTAAGTAAGTTACTGCTTCCTTTGCTTTTGATTATTGTTGTTACAATCGTTTTGTTCTCACTGACCTTGCCTGGAGCTTCAATAGGCTATACCCAAATTTTTACTCCTGATTGGAGTGCCCTAACTGACTTGAATGTTTGGCTTGCTGCCTTTGGACAGATCGTATTCTCCCTTAGCTTAGGAATGTCCATTGCACTTACATATGCAAGCTACCTTCCTGAAGGCTCTAAATTAACAGACAATGCTTTAATCGTTGCATTTTCAAATTCTGGATTTGAAATCTTCAATTCAATCGGAATATTCTCAATACTTGGTTTTATGACCTTAAACACAGGCATTCCATTTGACCAACTGGTTACTGAAGGAACAGGCTTGGCATTTGTTGTTTTCCCTAAGGTATTCAATATAATGGGTCCTTGGGCTACAATCATCGGTCCGCTCTTCTTCCTATGCATTCTCTTTGCTGGTGTAACCTCTGTAATGGCATTGCTTGAGGTGGTCTGCTATTCAATCTCTGAAAAGTTCAACTTCTCTAGAAGAAAATCAGCAACAATAGTCTGCATTATAGGATTTATAGTATCTGTAATATTTACAACAAGTGCTGGAAGCATGATTTTAGGAATATTCGATGCATTCCTAAACAATATCGCACTCTTATTTGCAGTTCTTCTTGAATGCATCATATTCGGTTGGATCTATAATTTTGACAATCTCATAGAGACATTAAACAATAATTCAAATATAAAGGTAGGAAAAGTCTGGAAAAATGTAATTAAATTCATACTCCCAATCTGCATATGCTGA
- a CDS encoding GerW family sporulation protein yields MIDEEPIKTTVEELRKLIHISNYIGDAIETEDKLLIPVSKAAVGFGIGEQKADNSLAGTGAGVSVEPITMVVVSKGNSGVDEIRTINLSKGNQTNKTLNEIGLILTDVLKEFLPSKGNDDYIDVDDVSEVDIQDADIKEKVEDAVEESDLKEKVEEEVEEAEESLGIEIDD; encoded by the coding sequence ATGATTGATGAAGAACCAATTAAAACAACTGTAGAAGAATTAAGAAAGCTTATTCACATTAGCAACTATATTGGAGACGCAATAGAAACTGAAGACAAATTATTAATCCCTGTATCCAAAGCTGCAGTAGGATTCGGAATAGGAGAGCAAAAGGCTGATAATTCACTTGCCGGAACCGGTGCAGGTGTAAGCGTTGAACCTATAACCATGGTTGTCGTATCAAAAGGAAACAGTGGAGTTGATGAAATAAGGACAATCAACCTATCAAAAGGAAACCAAACCAACAAGACATTAAACGAAATCGGATTAATCCTAACTGATGTCTTAAAAGAGTTCCTCCCATCAAAAGGCAATGACGACTACATAGATGTTGATGACGTAAGTGAAGTTGATATCCAAGACGCAGACATAAAAGAAAAGGTCGAAGATGCTGTTGAAGAATCAGACCTAAAAGAAAAGGTTGAAGAAGAAGTAGAAGAAGCAGAAGAATCATTAGGCATTGAAATAGATGACTAA
- a CDS encoding thiamine pyrophosphate-binding protein yields MNTAEILVNLLERDGNEFIFGHPGEQILPFYKALKDSSISHILTRHEQAAAHAADAYARVSGEYGICISTAGPGAMNLVMGASTAFKDSVPMLVITGDNDYDKKDSDIFQSFPINSVFENISIKSFHPYDGKSAVYNMIEALILLHKFPKGPVHINLSRDVLLEEIDFDSIDLRDIGLSNIPSLNLNDSDIIENFDLFDDSLDNLYDFSQKLSADVDITIQSAIKKLKDSSKPLVILGNGIVWSKATFKLSDFLSKTMLPVVTTYHSKGIVSDHDRLNLGIVGLRGNSLSNYAYENSDCILVLGAKLSERTIGASDFDIAKEKMIHVNIDENCLKGKINICMDVNEFLDCLLDELDQDNGTFDYDDGWIDEIYSNYEELIVGGIEEVEENFNPLRPPYAINRIIDAFKGAYFLSDAGTHTTWTTLLAKSDSFGKLLFSGGFGPMGYSLPGSIGVAFALKKRGIDERVLVICGDGDIQMVIQELATIREYDLNIDIFIINNSQLGIIRQWEETVYDFDKYQVDLINPDFAKLADAYGVDSMKVESKEDLQLAIEMSLDSNKAFLADVCVCEENIPMPKK; encoded by the coding sequence ATGAACACTGCAGAGATTTTAGTCAATTTGCTTGAAAGGGATGGAAATGAATTTATCTTTGGCCATCCAGGTGAACAGATACTTCCATTTTATAAGGCATTGAAGGACTCTTCAATCAGCCATATCCTAACAAGGCATGAACAAGCTGCAGCCCATGCTGCAGATGCATATGCGAGGGTTTCTGGTGAATACGGCATTTGCATATCAACTGCAGGTCCCGGTGCCATGAATCTGGTCATGGGAGCCTCCACAGCATTCAAGGATTCTGTTCCAATGCTTGTGATAACCGGAGACAATGACTATGATAAAAAGGACTCTGACATTTTTCAGTCATTTCCTATAAACTCTGTCTTTGAGAATATATCAATTAAAAGCTTCCATCCTTATGATGGGAAATCCGCTGTTTACAATATGATTGAAGCATTGATTCTTCTTCATAAGTTTCCAAAAGGTCCTGTTCATATCAATCTCTCTAGAGATGTACTTTTAGAAGAGATTGATTTTGATTCTATTGATTTAAGAGATATTGGTCTATCTAATATTCCTTCTTTGAATCTTAATGATTCTGATATAATTGAAAACTTTGATCTTTTTGATGATTCTTTAGATAATTTATATGACTTTTCACAAAAGTTATCCGCTGATGTAGATATAACTATTCAATCAGCTATTAAAAAATTAAAGGATTCGTCAAAACCATTAGTCATACTAGGAAATGGTATAGTTTGGTCAAAAGCTACTTTTAAATTAAGCGACTTTTTAAGTAAAACTATGCTTCCAGTTGTTACCACATATCACTCAAAGGGAATAGTCAGTGACCATGACAGATTGAACCTTGGGATAGTAGGTCTTAGGGGAAACTCATTGTCAAATTATGCTTATGAGAATTCAGATTGCATTTTGGTTCTAGGTGCCAAACTCTCTGAACGTACAATCGGTGCTTCCGACTTTGACATTGCCAAGGAAAAGATGATACATGTTAATATTGATGAGAATTGCTTAAAGGGAAAAATTAATATTTGCATGGATGTTAATGAGTTCTTGGACTGTCTTTTGGATGAATTAGATCAAGATAATGGAACATTTGATTATGATGATGGATGGATAGATGAGATCTACTCCAATTATGAGGAATTGATTGTTGGTGGAATTGAAGAAGTGGAAGAAAACTTTAATCCATTAAGGCCTCCTTATGCGATTAATAGGATTATAGATGCTTTTAAAGGAGCATATTTCCTATCAGATGCAGGAACCCATACGACATGGACTACTTTGCTTGCAAAAAGCGATTCATTCGGCAAGCTTTTGTTTTCAGGTGGCTTTGGTCCTATGGGATATAGCCTTCCAGGGTCCATTGGTGTTGCATTTGCCTTAAAGAAGAGAGGAATTGATGAAAGGGTGCTTGTCATCTGTGGTGATGGAGATATTCAAATGGTAATTCAGGAATTGGCTACAATTAGGGAATATGATTTGAATATTGATATTTTTATAATCAATAACTCTCAGTTAGGAATAATAAGACAATGGGAAGAGACTGTTTATGACTTTGATAAGTATCAGGTTGACCTTATTAATCCAGACTTTGCTAAATTGGCTGATGCATATGGTGTTGATTCTATGAAGGTGGAATCTAAGGAAGACCTTCAATTGGCTATTGAGATGTCTTTGGATTCAAATAAGGCATTTTTAGCTGATGTATGTGTTTGTGAAGAGAATATTCCTATGCCTAAAAAATAG
- a CDS encoding Na+/H+ antiporter NhaC family protein codes for MNLDSNVKTGLIVAISIIFLFVLSLFITSAPTGVDNSARFGILTLLPPLIAIALAFITKETILSLFVGVFVGEFMVSVSDLNIISSAVNAFLAMGGQIISCMADPWNAGIVLQCLLIGGVIQLITKMGGAKALADALAKRADTPRKAQLITEFLGLCVFFDDYANSLIVGPIMRPVMDKLKVSREKLAFVVDATAAPVAGIAIISTWIGLEISLITQGFESIGMNVSGFGIFLQTIPFRFYNILILIFIVISAVTLYEFGPMKEAEKRARARKADEPVKSLEATSFDDVKPVEGIKLSVWNAIIPIAVLIIGALIAFYWSGYTTILGGEDQALIHLMKTSPLSFNGIFEALSASDASVALFQAALLASIVAIVMAVLQKILTIEEAISEWIGGMKTIVITGVILLLAWSLGGVIGDIGTADYLVGILKDTIPVFILPTLIFILGALISFATGTSYGTMSILMPLTIPLAWAVNPDMGFVIVCTSGVLTGAIFGDHCSPISDTTILSSMGTSCDHIDHVRTQIYYAIFVASISIIFGYIPAGFGIPWYISIPVAIVVDVSLGLRR; via the coding sequence ATGAATTTAGACAGTAACGTTAAAACCGGATTGATTGTAGCTATTTCTATAATTTTCCTTTTTGTTTTATCATTGTTTATTACTAGTGCACCAACAGGAGTGGATAATTCTGCTCGTTTCGGAATTTTGACACTGCTTCCTCCTCTTATAGCGATTGCTTTAGCATTTATTACTAAAGAAACTATTCTATCACTATTCGTTGGAGTTTTCGTTGGTGAATTCATGGTTTCAGTAAGTGATTTAAACATCATCAGCTCTGCAGTTAATGCATTTTTAGCTATGGGTGGTCAAATCATCTCATGTATGGCTGATCCATGGAACGCTGGTATTGTCCTCCAATGTCTGCTCATTGGTGGTGTAATCCAATTAATTACAAAAATGGGAGGAGCAAAAGCGTTAGCTGATGCTTTGGCTAAACGTGCTGACACTCCTAGAAAAGCTCAACTTATTACTGAATTTTTAGGATTATGTGTATTCTTTGATGACTATGCTAACTCCTTGATTGTAGGTCCTATCATGAGACCTGTTATGGACAAGCTTAAGGTTTCAAGGGAAAAATTAGCATTTGTAGTAGACGCAACTGCAGCTCCAGTTGCAGGTATTGCTATTATTTCCACTTGGATCGGTCTTGAAATCAGTTTGATTACTCAAGGTTTCGAATCAATCGGCATGAATGTAAGCGGATTCGGAATATTCCTTCAGACCATTCCATTCAGGTTCTATAACATTTTAATCTTGATTTTCATTGTTATCTCTGCAGTTACCCTGTATGAGTTCGGTCCAATGAAAGAGGCAGAGAAAAGGGCTCGTGCAAGAAAAGCTGATGAACCTGTTAAATCTCTTGAAGCAACCAGCTTTGATGATGTAAAACCTGTCGAAGGCATTAAATTATCCGTATGGAATGCTATCATTCCTATTGCAGTCTTAATTATCGGCGCTCTTATAGCATTCTACTGGAGTGGTTACACTACCATCTTAGGCGGTGAAGACCAAGCGCTCATTCATTTAATGAAAACTTCTCCATTATCCTTCAACGGTATCTTTGAGGCATTATCTGCTTCAGATGCATCTGTAGCCCTCTTCCAAGCTGCATTGCTTGCTTCCATTGTAGCTATCGTTATGGCAGTTCTCCAAAAGATCCTGACTATCGAAGAGGCAATTAGCGAATGGATTGGCGGTATGAAGACAATTGTTATCACTGGTGTAATCTTGCTTCTCGCTTGGTCCTTAGGTGGAGTAATCGGAGACATAGGAACTGCTGATTACTTGGTTGGAATATTGAAGGACACAATCCCTGTATTCATCTTGCCAACCTTGATCTTTATCCTAGGCGCATTGATTTCCTTTGCAACAGGTACTTCCTATGGTACAATGAGTATCCTTATGCCACTTACAATCCCTCTCGCTTGGGCTGTAAACCCTGATATGGGATTTGTTATCGTCTGTACAAGTGGTGTATTGACTGGTGCTATCTTCGGTGACCACTGTTCACCTATTTCAGATACAACCATTCTATCCTCTATGGGAACAAGCTGTGACCATATTGACCACGTCCGGACACAGATATACTATGCAATATTCGTTGCATCAATATCAATCATATTCGGATATATCCCAGCAGGATTCGGTATCCCATGGTATATTTCAATCCCTGTAGCTATTGTAGTGGATGTTTCATTGGGATTAAGAAGGTGA
- a CDS encoding pyridoxal-phosphate-dependent aminotransferase family protein, translating into MNEILLMLPGPTTADPRVLQAMSKAVVNHRGDEFGEIYTETTKLMSKTFQTKNDSYILTGSGTSAMEAAVSNLVNRGDKILNVVGGKFGERFADISKMHGIESVQLDVEWGTAVTPDLVEEALEKDEDIKAITMVHNETSTGVAAPIKEVGEVMKNHDALFIVDTVSSLGGDYVDVDKYHIDACVTGSQKCLAAPPGLAAITFNDDAWAACEKVEDNNYYLNMPKYRANGNKDPAQTPYTPSVSLIYALKAALEVLHEEGLENRIERHHTAAAASRDAVKALGLELFPDEAVSSATVTAVKMPEGANDDQIRGTMLNKYKVQLAGGQDHLKGNIFRIGHMGVINYQELAITFTALGLTLKGLGLVEDAGAGVAALANHYIKFKLLEKV; encoded by the coding sequence ATGAACGAAATATTATTAATGCTCCCAGGTCCAACAACTGCAGACCCAAGAGTATTACAAGCAATGAGCAAAGCTGTTGTAAACCACAGAGGAGACGAATTTGGAGAAATCTATACAGAAACAACCAAATTAATGTCTAAAACTTTCCAAACTAAAAATGATTCTTATATCCTAACAGGTTCTGGAACTTCTGCAATGGAAGCAGCAGTCTCAAACCTTGTCAACAGAGGAGATAAAATATTAAATGTAGTAGGCGGAAAATTCGGTGAAAGATTTGCAGACATCTCCAAGATGCATGGAATCGAATCCGTACAGTTAGATGTTGAATGGGGAACCGCTGTAACTCCAGACCTTGTTGAAGAAGCCTTAGAAAAAGACGAAGACATTAAAGCAATCACCATGGTACACAATGAAACCTCAACCGGTGTTGCCGCACCTATCAAAGAAGTGGGAGAAGTAATGAAAAACCACGATGCATTATTCATTGTAGACACAGTATCCTCTTTAGGAGGAGACTATGTGGATGTGGACAAATACCACATTGACGCATGTGTAACCGGTTCTCAAAAATGTCTCGCCGCACCTCCAGGCCTTGCAGCAATCACATTCAATGACGACGCATGGGCAGCATGTGAAAAGGTAGAAGACAACAATTACTACTTGAACATGCCTAAATACAGAGCAAACGGTAATAAGGACCCTGCTCAAACCCCTTATACTCCATCTGTATCATTGATCTATGCATTAAAGGCTGCTCTTGAAGTTCTCCATGAGGAAGGTCTTGAAAACAGAATAGAAAGACACCACACAGCAGCAGCTGCATCAAGAGATGCTGTTAAAGCTTTAGGTCTTGAATTATTCCCTGATGAAGCTGTATCCTCTGCAACTGTAACTGCAGTAAAAATGCCAGAAGGAGCAAATGACGACCAAATCAGAGGAACCATGCTCAACAAATATAAAGTCCAATTAGCAGGGGGACAAGACCACCTTAAAGGAAACATATTCAGAATTGGACATATGGGTGTAATCAACTATCAAGAATTAGCTATCACTTTCACTGCATTAGGATTAACCTTAAAAGGATTAGGATTAGTTGAAGATGCAGGTGCCGGTGTGGCTGCTCTTGCGAACCATTACATCAAATTCAAACTTTTAGAAAAAGTTTGA